In Streptomyces sp. Li-HN-5-11, the sequence AGGGCGCCGTCCACGGGAAGCACGACGCCCGTCGCGTAACCGGCCTCCGGACGGGTCAACTCGGTGATCCACCAGGCGATCTCCGCCGGATCACCGACCCGGCCGGCCGGCGTGGCCGAGCCCATGCGGGTCAGGAAGCCGGCGTACTCCTGCTCCGACATCCCCGAGCGCACCCCCGTCCCGGTGTCGACCACCCCGGGGGCGACGCCGACCACCCTGATGCCGCGCGGCGCCAGCTCGACGGCCCACGTCCGGGTCAGGAAGTCCAGCCCGACCTTCGTCGCCCCGTACGGTCCGCAGCCCGGCCAGGAGCGCGTCCCCAGCGAACCGGCGGTGCTCAGGTTGACGACCGTGCCCCTGCTCTTCTCGAGTGCGTCGAGCGCGGACTGGGTCAGCAGGATCGGGGCGAGCAGGTTCGTGCGGATCTGCTGCTCGGCCCGGCCGGGGTCGATCCGGCCCATCGGCTGGTAGGCGGTCACGGCCGCGTTGTTGACCAGCACGTCGAGGCCGCCGAACTCACGCAGCGCCGTCTCGACGACCAGACGGGGCACGTCCGGTTCGGTGATGTCCCCGACCAGTGTGCGGATCGTGTCGTGGCCCGCGGCGGTTTCGGCCAGCGACTGCTCGGTGCGCCCGACGACGAGGACGCCCGCGCCCCGGGCCGCGAAGGCGTGCGCCGTGGCGCGGCCGATCCCGGTGCCCCCACCGGTGACGACGACGGCGCGTGGACCCGTGTGCTCTGATGCGGTAGTCATGGGCGCACGATCAGGACAGCCGCTCGAACCGGTGTCCACGCGTGACTTGAGGCCGTTTCGAGTCACCCGCGAGCGTGCCGGGATGCGATGGATGTCGCGGATCGGATCGGTCTCCCCGATGCGCCGCGGCCTCGTCGACCTACCGGGTGGAGTGTCAGCATTCTCATGACCACTCATGTATGGGACTACCTGCGAGAGTACGAGAACGAGCGCGACGACATCCTCGACGCGGTCGAGACGGTCTTCAGCTCCGGCCAACTGGTCCTGGGCCGCAGCGTGCGGGAGTTCGAGGCGGCCTTCGCCGCCTATCACGGTGTCGGGCACTGTGTGGGGGTCGACAACGGGACCAACGCCATCGTGCTCGGTCTGCAGGCAGCCGGGATCGGGCCGGGTGACGAGGTCATCACCGTCTCGAACACCGCGGCGCCCACCGTGGTCGCCATCGACGCGGTCGGGGCGGTCCCGGTGTTCGTCGACGTCGACGAGTCGACGTACCTCATGGATCTCGACCAGGTGGCCGCGGCCGTCACTCCGCGCACGCGGTGCCTGCTTCCCGTGCACCTGTACGGTCAGTGCGTCGCGCTCGAACCGCTGGAGTCGCTGGCCCGCCGGCACGACCTGGTGCTCGTCGAGGACTGCGCGCAGGCGCACGGCGCGCGGCACGACGGGCGGCTGGCGGGCACCACGGGGAAGGCGGCGGCGTTCTCCTTCTACCCGACCAAGGTGCTGGGCGCCTACGGGGACGGCGGCGCCGTGATCACCTCGGACGACGAGGTCGACGAGAACCTGAGGCGGCTGCGGTACTACGGCATGGAGGAGCGCTACTACGTGGTGCGAACTCCCGGCCACAACAGCCGGCTCGACGAGGTCCAGGCCGAGATCCTGCGACGCAAACTGGGCCGTCTCGACGACTACATAGCCGGGCGCCGCGCGGTCGCCCGGCGCTATGCCGAGGGCCTGGGCGACACCGAACTCGTGCTCCCCGCGTGCGCGCCCGGCAACGACCACGTGTACTACGTCTACGTGGTCAGGCACCCGAGGCGCGACGCCATCCTCGAAGCGCTGAAGGCGTACGACATCGTCCTCAACGTCAGCTACCCCTGGCCGGTGCACACCATGACCGGCTTCGCACACCTGGGATACGCCAAGGGGGCGCTGCCCGTCACCGAGCGGCTGGCGGAGCAGATCTTCTCACTCCCGATGTACCCGGGACTGTCGCCCGACATCCAGGACAAGGTGATCGACGCCGTACGCCAGGTGCTCGCCACCCTGTGAACACCGTGGCGTGCCCGCCCGGTGCGGCAGGCACGGCACGGACCCATCCCGGCCCGGCCCAGCCGGGCGCGCACCGCTCAGTCGCCCCGACCGCCCAGCATGGCCAGGACCCGCGCCTGCTCGTTCGCGACGATCATCAGCCCCTCGTCCACGCCCATCCCGGGCTTGGCGAGCTGCATGTCGGGCCGCGTGGCGAGCGCGACATGGACGGACACGCGGGCGGACAGCTCGGTCTCGGCACAGCTGCCGCCGAGGAAGGCGCCGACCCCGGCGTCCCGGCACTCACGCACGCCGAGGATGCTGTCCTCGACGCTTCCGAGGTCGGGCATCTTGATCTGCACCATGTCGCAGGCGCCGGCCGCCACGAACTCGCGGATGTCGGCCAGCGTGTTGCACCACTCGTCGGCCACGATCCGGACGGTCCCGCCGCGCCGCGCGACCGCCTCGCGAAGGCGCCGGAGCCCGTCGATCTGCGCCTGCCGTCCACCGAAGTCGATCGGCGACTCCACGCGCAGCGGGTACGGCCTCGCCACCCGCTCGGCCGCCAGCAGGTAGTCGGCCACTCGCTCGATGTCGCCGCCGAACTCGCGGCCCGCCATACCGTAGACGTCGAAGTGCAGCACGGGCCGGTAGGCGTCGTCGGCCAGCCTGTCCGCCCGGCCCACCAGCCAGGCGATGTAGTCGAGGAGCGTGCGGCCTTCAGGACCGAACTTGGCCCGGTTGTTCACCAGGCCGTGCGGCAGGGCATCGACGCGCTTGATGAGCATCTTGTCGGCGTTGCCGTGCCGTTCGTCGCCCGACTGGGCGTAGACCGGTACCGGGTCCTGCGGCAGCGGGAATCCGTACTCCTCGCAGATCACCTCGCACATGGTGCGGCCGGCCGCCGCGGCCGCGGTGCCGAGCAGCGCCTGACTCAGACCGTAGACCAGCGCCGTGCGCTCCCGGCCGAAGTCCGCCAGGACCTCGTCGAGTGCCTGCCGGAAACCCGTGACCCGGCGGCCGGAGAGGATGCCGCGCAGTTCCTCGGCCACCCTCACCTCAGGGACGAACAGCGGCTCACGTCCGCCCGCACCCGAGTACTGCACCGCCACCGCGTCGCCCCAGACAGTGTGCCCGTCCTCCAGCACCAGGCCGATGCCGAGCCCCCGCGCGGGCATGCGCACCGCGGTGAATCCGGGGGTGACCGGCTCGCCTTCGTACCACTGGTGGTCCTTGGCCGCCCCCTGGCGAATGGCCGCCAGGTCGTCGTAGAAGAAGCCGCCGTGGACCGGGACCGTCACCACATCGTTGATCTTCATGGCCGGCTCTCGCTCCGTTTGCTCGATCGACGCTGACGTCCGGCAGGCATCCGGAGCGGCCAGGAGGCGAAACGGCCCCGGGCGATCTCCAGGATGTCGGCCTCCACCACCTGTTCCAGGGGCCGCCGCTCCTCGCGGAGCCTGCGCCGGACCCGGTCCCGGTGGAAGGCGACGAGATCCGGGGGAAGGGGCAGCCCGCCGACGTCGGCCAGCCGCACGGCGCCCGTGAGATCCCTGACCGAGACCGTCCGGGCCGCGTTCCAGCGGCTGGGGGAGAACGGGACGTCGATCACGCCCGCCTCGATGGCGGCCGCCACCGACCGGGCCGGGTCGCCCTCGCCCAGGCGGAGCGCTGCCTCGAGAAGGGCCCGTGCCTCCCGGATGAGCAGTTCCTCCTCGGCCTCGGCGGCCTCGGCGCCCGCGGTGGCCGCGGCGGTGTCGTCGATCGCCTTTCTGGCAAGCTTCAGGCTGTCGGAGTTGTCGCAGGCCGAAGGGATCCGTGTGGCCTCGACGTACGACTTCAGCATCATCCGGTGCGCCCCGCTGAGCCGCGCGGTCCCGGCCGAGCCGAGCAGCACGGCGATCGCCTTGCTGGTGTCCGTGGGGAACGCGCCCAT encodes:
- a CDS encoding SDR family NAD(P)-dependent oxidoreductase; the protein is MTTASEHTGPRAVVVTGGGTGIGRATAHAFAARGAGVLVVGRTEQSLAETAAGHDTIRTLVGDITEPDVPRLVVETALREFGGLDVLVNNAAVTAYQPMGRIDPGRAEQQIRTNLLAPILLTQSALDALEKSRGTVVNLSTAGSLGTRSWPGCGPYGATKVGLDFLTRTWAVELAPRGIRVVGVAPGVVDTGTGVRSGMSEQEYAGFLTRMGSATPAGRVGDPAEIAWWITELTRPEAGYATGVVLPVDGALSLT
- a CDS encoding DegT/DnrJ/EryC1/StrS family aminotransferase, whose translation is MTTHVWDYLREYENERDDILDAVETVFSSGQLVLGRSVREFEAAFAAYHGVGHCVGVDNGTNAIVLGLQAAGIGPGDEVITVSNTAAPTVVAIDAVGAVPVFVDVDESTYLMDLDQVAAAVTPRTRCLLPVHLYGQCVALEPLESLARRHDLVLVEDCAQAHGARHDGRLAGTTGKAAAFSFYPTKVLGAYGDGGAVITSDDEVDENLRRLRYYGMEERYYVVRTPGHNSRLDEVQAEILRRKLGRLDDYIAGRRAVARRYAEGLGDTELVLPACAPGNDHVYYVYVVRHPRRDAILEALKAYDIVLNVSYPWPVHTMTGFAHLGYAKGALPVTERLAEQIFSLPMYPGLSPDIQDKVIDAVRQVLATL
- a CDS encoding methylaspartate ammonia-lyase, translated to MKINDVVTVPVHGGFFYDDLAAIRQGAAKDHQWYEGEPVTPGFTAVRMPARGLGIGLVLEDGHTVWGDAVAVQYSGAGGREPLFVPEVRVAEELRGILSGRRVTGFRQALDEVLADFGRERTALVYGLSQALLGTAAAAAGRTMCEVICEEYGFPLPQDPVPVYAQSGDERHGNADKMLIKRVDALPHGLVNNRAKFGPEGRTLLDYIAWLVGRADRLADDAYRPVLHFDVYGMAGREFGGDIERVADYLLAAERVARPYPLRVESPIDFGGRQAQIDGLRRLREAVARRGGTVRIVADEWCNTLADIREFVAAGACDMVQIKMPDLGSVEDSILGVRECRDAGVGAFLGGSCAETELSARVSVHVALATRPDMQLAKPGMGVDEGLMIVANEQARVLAMLGGRGD